Proteins from a genomic interval of Equus quagga isolate Etosha38 chromosome 13, UCLA_HA_Equagga_1.0, whole genome shotgun sequence:
- the LOC124251353 gene encoding hormone-sensitive lipase-like: MRPGRSTSSLREITTVEPGAETVSRLDQEPEPHQTPITQPEPGPEEAPTAQPASKTQQGPNTQQEPASQQMPFTQQEPLAEHEAESQQEPRTQQKNALLQEFLAPQEPAPQQSPPTQRVHFAQQEAALQQRPGPGLESRSQKEPHLREGCAAQTGSGPGEPPLAQREAGSTPPDQPRHGPQNGPPAQIESMSQETPGQSVPTAQPTAPVQGAKSQQGSFMEWGFLSEWNQMSSQQPASGWKTRFEWVTDLDSESDSGSQSGSDSPSTRGGTVAQEMKLVFKGKSGYGVMSGYGGTSAPGKNSPSKKHRHYRHTGECEPGGQGASQDSHSFSQGY; this comes from the coding sequence aTGAGGCCTGGGAGATCAACATCTTCCTTGAGGGAAATAACAACAGTGGAGCCAGGTGCTGAGACAGTATCTAGGCTTGACCAGGAACCTGAGCCACACCAGACACCAATCACCCAGCCAGAGCCTGGGCCAGAAGAGGCACCCACAGCCCAGCCAGCATCTAAGACTCAGCAGGGACCCAACACCCAACAGGAGCCTGCTTCACAGCAAATGCCCTTCACTCAGCAGGAGCCCCTTGCTGAACATGAAGCTGAATCCCAGCAGGAGCCTAGAACCCAACAAAAAAATGCTTTGCTGCAGGAATTTCTTGCCCCACAGGAGCCTGCACCACAGCAATCACCTCCCACACAAAGGGTGCACTTCGCTCAACAGGAAGCTGCCTTGCAGCAGAGACCTGGGCCAGGACTAGAATCTAGAAGTCAAAAGGAACCACACTTGAGAGAGGGATGTGCAGCCCAGACAGGATCTGGCCCAGGAGAGCCACCTCTAGCTCAGCGAGAAGCTGGATCAACACCTCCAGACCAGCCTAGACATGGACCCCAAAATGGGCCACCTGCCCAGATTGAATCTATGTCCCAAGAGACACCAGGACAGTCAGTCCCTACTGCCCAGCCAACAGCTCCAGTGCAGGGAGCCAAATCCCAGCAGGGATCTTTCATGGAGTGGGGATTTCTATCAGAATGGAACCAAATGTCTTCACAGCAACCAGCCTCAGGGTGGAAGACACGCTTTGAGTGGGTCACAGATCTGGATTCAGAATCAGATTCGGGGTCTCAATCAGGATCCGATTCACCATCCACAAGGGGTGGGACAGTGGCCCAGGAAATGAAGCTCGTCTTCAAGGGGAAGTCTGGTTATGGAGTGATGTCAGGATACGGTGGGACATCAGCACCTGGGAAGAACAGCCCCAGCAAGAAGCACAGACACTACCGACACACGGGTGAGTGTGAGCCTGGGGGACAGGGAGCCTCCCAGgacagtcattcattcagtcaggGGTACTAA